Sequence from the [Clostridium] scindens genome:
GGCAAGATACAACATTATACCTTTTCGGAAGATAGTCCCAGATTCTGGGAAGATGAATCCGTCGTCCTTTTTATCAAATCCGGCAGCGGACGCATTGATATCAATGGCAAGATGTACCCTTTGTCCTGCGGGAGCATCTGCATGCTACATGAAATACATATTTTCCGCATATTGCCGGATCTGGGGCATCCTTTGGAAATGGACGCGATCATCCTGATTACATGCGAAAATGGATATATGGATATCATTTCTCAAAAGACGCCGGAACGCTCTGCTTTGATCTATAATCTTTGTCCATGCAAACAGTTAAGCAGCGAACTTTATGACGAGGTTCAGACGATATTCGAAAGTTACCGGAGAGAAAGCGAGAGCGCTCTTCCCTTCCGTCATTACTTGCAGCTGTGCCTGCGTCAGGAACTTCTTTATCTCTACTATTTTTATGTTCCGCCTGTAAAATCGGATCTTTCCGCGCATTTGGATGACGGACGTATTCTAGGCGCACGCGTGCTGACGCACCTGTTTAGCCATAGTTCTACCATTGACAGTGCTGCTTCTGTTGCCAGACGCTTTTCCGTCAGCCACCAGTATTTGTATATTGAATTGCAGAAATTCTGCGGGGAAAGTTTTCAGAACGTCCTGCACCGCGCAAAGATTTCTACTGCCTGTACCATTTTCCTTCGGAATCTCACCATAAAAGAGATCGCCAAATATTCCGGGTTTGCAAGCCTGAGCAGTTTTTATCGGACCTTTGAAAGTCAAAAAAAATGTACTCCCGAAGAGAACAAACGGAAATTATCCGTCTTGTGCAATTGCAGTATCCAGACAACCAACCAGACACTAGTAGAGATCAGCCGATATGTATGTGAAAATTTCCAGTCTCCCATCACCGTGAAGAGTTGTGCGGAAGCGCTTTTTCTTCCGGTCTCGGCAATTGAGAACTCGATCCGCTGCTTTCATGGCAATACCGTATCATTTAATAAATACGTGAGGTCTTTCCGGATGAGATATGCAGAAAGTCTTTTGACGGTAAGCGATATGCATGTATGCGATGTGGCAATAGAAGCCGGCTTCAATTCTCCCCACACATTCACCAGATTCTTCAAGCAGCTTTACGGGGTCACTCCCTCTCAATATCGAAAGGAGGCAAAGGAACATGCCCCAGAATAAACCAGGCAACTACGAGCATCCGCTCTGGGCAAGCCGTAATTTCATACGTCCGCAGTACCTGCCGGAAGCGGCGAATATCCGGCATAAGACAATGGCATATCCCAGCAGCTATGAGAATTATCATGGCATCACTATGATCTATGTTTTGGACGGATGCGGGCAGATCAAGGTCAACAATCAGGCTATGCCTCTTAACAAGGGGAATTGCTATCTGATACATCTTTATGCGTTTTTTTGCATTGAGCCGTCTGACGGTTCTGTTTTGGAATTATACCAATGTTCCATTCCGTGCACGACCTACCATTTCATGCTGACGATCCCCGGCGCCGATTTCAAATACGTAGACTGGACGGATGCATCCTGTATGTGCCATTTCCCCGAAAGCCAGCAGGAAATGGTGGCGACTCTGCTAAATAAGATGGAGATCTACGCAAAGCCTCAGCTGCAGAGCATCCTGCTCTTTGAATTCTTTGGGCTGTTTAACCGCTGTCTTTTACAGAAATAAAGCAGAAAAAACGGGACTATCCTTTTCCTGATAGTCCCGTTCTCTTATTAAAATTTTTCTTTGCCTATATGCAAAGTTCGTATTCGATTAGTAAAGCTTAGCGCCTGCCGGGATGTGGTCGTCCACCATCAGAAGGTGAAGTTTTTCTTCCCCGCTTTCGTTGTGTACGGCGCTGATGATCATACCGCAGGAATCGATTCCCATCATCGGCCTTGGTGGAAGATTGGTGATAGCGATCAGCGTCTTGCCAGCCAGTTCCTCTGGCTCGTAATACTCGTGGATTCCGCTTAAGATCACACGTTCTTCTTCTGTTCCATCATCCAGGACGAATTTCAGAAGTTTCTTGCTCTTTGGCACTGCCGTACATTCTTTTACTTTCACAGCCCTGAAATCAGACTTGCTGAAAGTTTCAAAGTCTACAAAGTCCTTGAACAGCGGCTCGATCTCCACGTTGGAAAAATCAATTTTCTCAGGTGCTTTTTCCACTGTCTTTTCTGCTTTCTTGGAAGCATCGCTGCCACCGAGAGATTTCATGGTCGGGAATAGCAGCACGTCTCTGATGGCCGCTGAATCTGTCATCAGCATGCACATCCTGTCGATGCCGAATCCTATGCCGCCTGTCGGAGGCATGCCGATCTCCAGCGCATTCAGGAAGTCTTCGTCCGTCGTGTTGGCTTCTTCATCGCCTTGCGCCAGCAGTTCTTCCTGCGCCTTGAAGCGTTCTCTCTGATCGATCGGGTCATTGAGCTCTGAGTAAGCATTTGCCATCTCCCAGCCATTCATGAAGAATTCGAAACGCTCTACATAGTTCGGATCTTCCGGCTTTTTCTTGGTGAGCGGGGAGATCTCGATTGGATGGTCCATAACGAATGTCGGCTGAATCAGGTGCTCTTCCGCGAACTCTTCAAAGAAGAGGCTTAGGATGTCGCCCTTCTTATGCCTGTCCTCATACTCCACATGATGCTTGTCTGCCAGCGCTCTTGCTTCTTCCAATGTGCTGACTTCATTCCAGTCAACGCCTGCATATTTCTTAACCGCATCTATCATCGTAATTCTCTCGAATGGCTTTCCGAGATCCATCTCTACGCCATTGTAGGTGATGACGGTGGTTCCTAAGACCTCCTGCGCCACATGGCGGTACAGGTTCTCTGTCAGATCCATCATTCCATTATAATCGGTATATGCCTGGTACAGCTCCATCAATGTAAATTCCGGATTATGCCTGGTATCCAATCCTTCATTACGGAACACGCGGCCAATTTCATACACTCTCTCAAGCCCGCCTACGATCAGCCTCTTCAGGTATAACTCTAAAGAAATGCGAAGCTTGAAATCTTCGTCCAGCGCATTGAAGTGCGTTTCGAACGGTCTTGCTGCCGCACCGCCCGCGTTGCTTACCAACATCGGGGTCTCTACTTCCAGGAAGCCCTGTCCATCCAGATATCTGCGGATCGCGCTTACGATTCTGGAACGCTTGATAAACGTATCTCTTGATTCCGTATTCATAATCAGGTCTACATATCTCTGACGATAGCGCATATCCGTATTCGTCAGGCCATGATATTTCTCCGGAAGAATCTGAAGGCTCTTGGACAACAGGTTTACAGCAGACGCGTGAATCGAGATCTCTCCAGTCTTCGTCTTGAACACTTCTCCTTCAATTCCTACGATATCGCCGATATCCAATTTCTTGAAGTCTTTATATGAATCCTCCCCAACGCTGTCTCTTGCAACATAAGACTGGATATTTCCGCTCTGGTCAAGGATATTGCAGAAAGAAGCCTTGCCCATCACGCGCTTCTGCATGATACGTCCGGCTACGGATACCTGCTTTCCTTCCATCGTCTCATAGTTATCTTTAATCTCTGCTGCGTGAGCGGTCACGTCATACTTTGTAATCAGGAATGGATCTTTTCCATTTGCCTGAAGATCTGCCAATTTCTCACGACGGACCTTTCTTAACTGGTTTAAATCTGGTTCCTGTACTTTCTTCTCCTGTTCAGCCACGTTACCTTCTCCTTCCATCTGTATCTATTATAAGGAACGGCTAATGTCTAATACTTCATATTCCATTACGCCGGCCTGGGTCTCTACTTCCACGGTATCTCCAACTTTGCAGCCAATCAGTGCCTGGCCTACCGGAGATTCATTGGATATCTTGCCTTCCAGGCTGTTTGCCTCTGTGGAGCCCACAATCTTAAATTCCATCTCTTCGTCAAATGTCTTGTCAAACACTTTGACCGTGCATCCAACATTGATTTTATCGTAATCTACTTCGTCTTCTACAACTACTTCTGCATTCTTAAGGATGCCTTCCAGTTCCTCAATACGCGCCTCGATATCGCGCTGCTCGTCTTTTGCCGCATCATACTCTGCGTTCTCGGACAAATCTCCTTGTTCCCTGGCTTCCTTAATCTTCTGGGCAACTTCCTTACGCTTTACTACCTTTAAGTTTTCCAGTTCGTCTTCCAGCGCCTTTAAGCCTGCATAAGTAAGTAATCTTTTCTTTGCTTCCATGTGTCTCGTTTCCTTTCTTTCTCATACTTTCTTCCGTTGCCATTTATTAAAATACGTTCTAAAATGTAAAATCCCTTGCTCTGTCTATCCGTAAAATAAAGACACTTTCACAATTCCATTATTATACATAAAGCCGGCGGTCATGTCAACATTTTTCACTGCGGGATTCTGCATTGGTTAAGTATATGTAGGACAGGTCTTTTTTATTATCCAAATCCTATCGGATTCTGGCATTTAAAAGTTCTTCCAATTCCTCATATGACTCTGCCTTATTAATCTCATCCCTCAGTTTTGCCGAGCCCGCCATTCCTTTTGTATACCATGCTACATGTTTTCTCATCTCGCGGATCCCCAGGTAGTTTCCTTTGAACTCGATCTGCAGCCTTGCATGGCGGAGCATAGTGTCCTTAATCTCCTGCTTGGAAGGCCTGGGCGGAAGCGCGCCTGTTCTTTCATATCCCACAAGTTCCCGGAATATCCACGGGTTGCCCTGCGCGCCTCTTCCGATCATCACGCCGTCGCATCCGGTCTGCTCCCGCATTGCCAGAGCCCTTTCTCCGGAAGTCACATCCCCGTTGCCGATCACCGGGATGGAGACGGCCTCCTTCACCTGCCGGATGATCTCCCAGTCGGCCTTGCCGGAATAATATTCCTCCCTGGTCCTCCCATGGACTGCCACTGCCGCGCCGCCTGCCTCCTCGATGACGCGGGCGATCTCCACCGCGTTAATGCAGGAATCATCAAATCCCTTCCGAATCTTTACCGTCACCGGCTTGCGGATGGCCTTCGCGGTCTGGGAGACGATGTCATATACCAATCTCGGATTCTTCATAAGCGCGGAGCCTTCCCCGTTCTTTACCACCTTCGGAACCGGACATCCCATATTGATGTCCAGTATCTGGAAGGGAAGTTCCTCAATCTGCTTCGCCATCTCGCTGATGATATAGGGATCGGACCCGAAAAGCTGGAGAGATACGGGATACTCCTTCGGGTGAATGGAGAGCAGCGCTTTTGTATTCTTGTTCTTATACTGCAGCGCCTTGGCGCTGATCATCTCCATACACAGAAGCCCGGCTCCCTGCTCCTTGCACAGCAGGCGAAACGGCAGGTCGGTCACTCCCGCCATGGGAGCCAGAATATATGGATTTTCCAGTTTCACATTACCTATGTTCAATTTTGCACACCCCTTGAGTCAATTTTACACACCAGTTTTGCAAGTTGACACGTAACATTTTTGCGATGAGCACGTAACACTTTTGAAAAGTGTTACGTGCTCATCGCAAAAATGTTACGTGTCAACTTACCTACCGCCGGTTCTTTTCATAAATAATCCGCAGGCCTTTCAGCGTCAGCTGAGAGTCATACACATCAATCACATTCGTCTCCGGCGCTATGATCTTGCCAAGACCTCCTGTCGCAACCACCTTTGCCTCCGGATAGCCGGATTCTTTCTTCATGCGGTTGATGATGTACTCTGTCTGTCCGATCTGCCCGTAGACCAGCCCGGCCTGCATGCTGGAGATGGTCTCTTTGGCAAGGATGGACTCCGGCTTCTTAATCTCGATTGCCGGGAGCATGGCTGCCTGTCCCCACATCGCCTGGGCGGAGGTCCGGATGCCCGGCGCCGTAACAGCGGCTTCGAAGGTTCCATCCTGCCCCACGAGATCGTATGTTGTGGCAGTTCCGAAGTCCACCACGATAACCGGTCCACCGTGAAGGGTATATGCTGCGACTGCATCCACGATCCGATCCGATCCGACTTGTCTTGGATTCTCCGTCACGATGCGGATGCCCGTCTTGATTCCTGCCGATACCACGATCGGCTTGACACCGAAATATTTGATAATCGCGCTGCCCAGCGAATGCATCACATCCGGCACTACCGACGCGATGATGACCGCATTGATATCCGTACTCGACACCCCTTGGTGCTCCACCAGTTCTTTCAGCGTTATTCCGTATTCATCGGATGTCCTTGGCTGCTTTGTCGTCATACGGTATGTTCCAAGGAGCTCATCTCCCCGGAATGCGCCAAGCGTGATATTTGTATTCCCTACATCTATTACTAACAGCATGTCTTGTCCTCCTATACTTCTTCCCCAAGGAAGAATACTTTGTAATAAACCTGCAGCGCCTGAAGCAATTCCTGCTTCTCCTTCTGCAGTTCCTTTATCTTAAGCCGGCTCCCGATCTCGTCGAACATCGGATCCCCTTCTTCGGAAGTAACCTCGAAGCAAAGTTCGCCGTCTTCTTCATATGCCAGTGTCAGAATGCCTCCCACGTCATGAACGTAGAGAACGCACATAATCTTAAGTTCATTCTTCACCGTATCCGGCAGCTGCTCAAAATCCGGATTCAGATAATATTTTTCTTCATAAGAATTGGCGCCGCACAGCACTACTTTTCCATCATACATATCCATATACTCCTCTGACCGATACTTCTCCTGCAAATATCTCTTTCTCCTGTCCATCAGCCGTCTTTACGATCAGTTCTCCCGTCTCGTTGATTCCCATGGCGACGGCCTCATATTCATGGCCCGGCTCCAGAATCTTGACTTCCCTTCCTCTATTTACCAGAAGAGAATTGTACGCTTCCATCAGCCCGGATAGGTCCTCGGTCTCCATGAACTTCTCATAGCATTCTTCAAAACTTTCCATAATCGCCGCGATCAGCTGCGACCGCTGTACCTTATGCCCTAATTCCAGGCAAAGGGAGGTCGCCCGCTCCTTGATCTCCTGCGGAAATGAATCCTGATTCACATTGACGCCGATCCCAATGACTACATAGTTAATATAGTCAATCTCCGCACTCATCTCCGTTAGGATGCCGCAGAGTTTCTTTCCGCTCAGGCTCACAATATCATTGGGCCACTTAATCCTGGCCTCCAGTCCCGCCACCTGGCCTATGCCCTTTGTGGCTGCAATGGCCATCAGAAGCGTCATCTGCGGCGCCTTAACCGGCATCATATCAGGGCGGAGTAAAATGGTCATATAGATGCTGGTTCCTTCCGGCGACTCCCAAGATCGGCCTCTGCGCCCCTTGCCTGCATTCTGCCTGTCGGCAATGACCAGAGTCCCGTGTTCTGCCCCCTTTTCCCCCAGTTCTTTGGCACGGGTATTGGTAGAATCCGTCTCATCGTAGTAGACCACATGCCTTCCTGCCCATTTTGTGCTGATCAGGCTCTCAATCTCCGCCTTTGACATCACATCCGGACTATCTACAAGGCGGTACCCTTTATTGCGTACCGCCTCAATCTGATATCCTTCTTTTTTCAGTTGTTCCATAACCTTCCACACAGCCGTGCGCGATACCTGGAACTGTTCGCATATCTGCTGCCCGGACAAGTAAGTATCGCTTGACTTTAGCAAGCGCAATATCTCTGACTTCATATAAATCTATCTTTCTCCTAATGTCGCAACCATGACTGCCTTGATGGTATGCATCCGATTTTCAGCCTCATCGAATACTTTGGACTGGGCAGATTCAAACACTTCATCCGTCACTTCCATATCGCTGATGCCATACTTTTCTTCAATTTCCTTGCCAATCTTCGTCTTAAGGTCATGGAATGCCGGCAGGCAGTGCAGGAAGATCGCGTCTTCTCCTGCATTCTCCATCACCTTCTTCGTCACCTTATAAGGGGACAGTTCCCGGATTCTCTCTTCCCATACCTCGTCCGGCTCTCCCATGGATACCCACACGTCCGTATAGATTACGTCAGCATTCCTGGTGCCTTCCTCTACATCTTCGGTAAGAGTGATCGTGCCGCCGCTTTCCTTCGCGTATCCTTTGCACGTCTCTACTAATTCTTCATTTGGAAAATATGCCCTTGTCGTACATGCCACAAAGTGCATCCCCATTTTAGCGCAGGCAATCATCAGGGAATTCCCCATGTTGTACCTTGCATCTCCCATATATACCAGCTTGATCCCCTTTAATCTTCCGAAATGCTCCCGGATTGTTAGTAGGTCTGCCAGCATCTGCGTAGGGTGATACTCGTTGGTAAGCCCGTTCCATACCGGAACGCCTGCATATTTGGCAAGGTCTTCCACAATCTCCTGACCGAATCCGCGATACTCTATGCCGTCGTACATTCTGCCAAGCACGCGGGCCGTATCCTCGATGCTTTCCTTCTTTCCAATCTGGGAACCGCTGGGATCCAGATAGGTAGTCCCCATTCCCATGTCATGGGCCGCCACTTCAAAAGAACAGCGTGTCCTGGTGCTGGTCTTTTCGAAGATCAGCGCAACATTCATGCCTCTATAATGGTCAACTAATACTCCGTTCTTCTTTTTTTCCTTAAGGTCTGCCGCCAGATCAAGAAGATATGTAATCTCCTCCGGCGTAAAATCCTTCAGCGTCAAAAAGTTTCTTCCTTTTAAGTCCATTTTCCGTCCCTCTCTTACTCCTATTAATACATGTACGAACCTGGGAAGGTTCATCTGATCTCGTAAAGTTTCGTATTTCTTATATACAATATCATATAATTCGTCCACTGTGTATATCTGATATTTGGGAATATGCAATAATTTCGCGGCGGCCTCCAGCATTCCCATAAAAAGTTCCTTATCTGAGAAGCCAAGAGACAGTTTCAGTACAAATGCGATCTCCGCTTTTTCGATCTCCCTGATGCCTCCAAGCAGTTCCTCGTAGTATTCATCTTCATGGGTCTGTTCCAGATAATAGATAAATCCTTCCAGGCCATACAGCATCCTTTTGGCATCAAAATATCCGATTCGAAGATTCTGGCGGCTTCGTTTTCCAGAAAATTCTATGATGCTGCCAAGCTTGACCCGGGGAGTAATTTCGTATTTTACTCCATTCTCAGGCATCTTGACCCGTGGCTCCCGTCCAGGCCCATAGATCCGAATCTCGATGACATTTTCGTATCCCCTGCCCACAAGGGAGCTTAAGGGCACATTATTAATAACGCCTCCATCGATATATTTCTTTCCGTGGAGACGTTCATTTTTAAATCCGATGAGATACGCGCTGGCCAGCAGGAAATCCTCCAGAAGGCCCTCCGGAATATCCTCCACGCTCAAGTCCAGTTCCCTGAAATCAGACAACGAGAAGGTCAGCAGGCAGAATTCCTTGCCGCTCTTTCTTATAGCATCCTCGTCAATTACTTCGTGGATCAGGTTTCGGAGCGGGGTGATGTCGATCCCTCCGTCTTTCAGCCTCTTCCAGCCTTCATTCAGAAACTCCTTGATTGTAGTCTGCTTATGGAACAGGCGCTCCATCCATTCATCATCTACATCCATGACCGTGGAAAATGTCATCTTGCTCCAGATATCTTCCGCCTTTTCTACGTCTCCCATGCAAACGAGGGCGCCATTTAATGCGCCCACGCTGGTTCCTGCCACTGCATTGATCTTTACTCCGGCTTCCACAAGCGCTTTCCACGCGCCTATCTGGTAAGCGCCTCTGGCGCCCCCGCCGTCAAATACAAGGCCATATTCTTTTGACATGTCAATGATGGGCTTCATAAGTCCCACACCCTTTCATGCTAGTTCGGATTGTCGTCTTTTGCTCCAACTTCGGTCAAGGATTTTACCAGTCCCGCCATTCCCTGTATCTCTGATGGGATGATGATCTTGGTAGCCTTTCCGTCAGCTGCTTTCTCAAATGCTTCCAGGCTCTTGATGGTAAGGACTGCCTGATCCGCTCCCGCATCCTTCAGGAATCGGATACCATCGGCATTCGCCTGCTGTACCTTCATGATTGCCTCAGCCTCGCCTTCCGCCTCGCGGATCATAGCCTCTTTCTTCGCTTCCGCGCGAAGGATGGCTGCCTGCTTCTCAGCCTCCGCATCCAGAATCGCGGACTCTTTGTGTCCTTCTGCAACAAGGATGGTAGACTTCTTCTCGCCCTCTGCGCGAAGGATTGCCTCACGACGCTCACGCTCAGCCTTCATCTGCTTCTCCATCGCATCCTGGATGGCTGCCGGCGGGATAATGTTCTTAAGTTCCACACGATTTACCTTGATGCCCCATGGATCTGTGGCAACGTCAAGAGATGCACGCATCTTCGTATTGATCGTCTCTCTGGATGTCAACGTCTGATCCAGTTCCAGGTCGCCGATGATATTACGCAGGGTAGTTGCCGTCAAGTTCTCAATTGCCATAATCGGATTGGCAACTCCATAGCAGAACATCTTCGGGTCTGTGATCTGGTAGAAAACGACCGTGTCAATTCTCATAGTTACGTTATCCTTCGTGATAACCGGCTGCGGCGCAAAGTCCACGACCTGCTCCTTTAAGTCAACCTTCCTTGCCACACGGTCAAAGATCGGCAGTTTAAAATGAAGCCCTGTCCCCCAGGTTGCCTGGTAGGCTCCAAGCCTCTCAATAACCAGCGCCTGCGCCTGTCTGACGATCCTGATACAAGAGATCAGTACCAGAATAACAATGATCAATACAACAATTCCAATTACTCCTAATCCTAACATGTCTTCTCCTCTCTGGCTCTTACTATTAGTTTCACGCCTTGAATCCCTTCAATTACTACAACTGTATTTTTTGCAATCTTGCCGTCCAGGTCATCCGTCTTTGCCGACCATTCCTGCCCGTTGACTTCGACCCGTCCTTTTGATTGAAGCGTATCTATGTCTTCCAGTACCAGCGCCTGCTGCCCGATCAGGCTTTCCGCATTCGTCTTCTGCCTCTCCTGGTTAAAAAACTTCACCGCGATCGGCCTCGTGGCAATCAGCAGCACCAGTGACACTACAATAAAGACAATCACCTGTACCACCGTGCCAAACCCCAGAATGCCTGTGACAAATGCCACCAGGGCTCCGCCTGCAAACCAGATGGTTGTAAGCCCCATTGTAAAGATCTCTATCACCAGCAGTATTACGAATAATATCAACCAATATACTGTCTGCATAAGCCTTCCTCTCTTTTCTTAATTAGTATAGTATTCCTTTTCTACCATATTACTATACTTTAAGTTATAAAGCAATTACATATGTCTTCTTTGCCGAGCGGCTTCAAACATCAGAACCGATGAGGCGATGGCCGCATTCAGTGACTCTACCCGGCCTGCCATCGGAATTTTAATATAAGTATCTGCCTGCTGCGCGATTTCCTCATCCAGCCCGTTTCCTTCATTGCCTATCAAAAACGCGCAAGGCTTCGTATAATCAGCCTCGTCATAATCCTGCCTGCCATTGAGATGCGCGGCGTAGATGCAGATCCCTTTAGCCTTCAGATATCCGATATCCTTCTTCAAATCCTGCGAATAATAGAACGGCATCCGGTAAATGGATCCCATGGTAGAGCGGATGGTCTTCGGATTGTAGATATCCACGCATTCCTGATCCAGCAGGATTCCCGTCACGCCTGCGCCCTCCGCCGTGCGCAGTATGGTTCCCAGATTACCCGGATCCTGCAGCCGGTTCAGCACGATCATATGTGCCGCCCTGCCTGCCGCCGCTTCTTCCAGGCTATAGTCCAGCTGCCTGACCACGCACAGGATTCCCTGAGGCGTCTTCGTATCCGACACATAGCCAAAAACCGTATCCGACAGGATCAAAAGATGCGCGCCGCTGCCTTTTAGCGCCTCATCCGTCATGTGCTTCTCTTTTTTATAGAATGATTCCGAAGCATAAACTTCTTTTAGAAGCCTTTTCGGCGTTTCGCGGAACATCCGAATTCCCTCTACAAGAAATACGCCTTCTTCATCCCTTAATTTCCTCTTTTTTCTCAGATTTGCCAAATGCTTGACTTTGGCGTTCGCGGTACTGGTAATCATTGCTGTCCGTCCTTTCTATATCTGTTCCAGCGCGTCGTTAGAGCCAACCAGGATCAGGACCATGCCTGCTTCCAGAGGCTTTAATGGATCCGGGTTCACTTCCACATCCTCATCCACTTTGATCCCCACTACGTTTACATCATGGGATCGCCTGACATCCAGTTCCTGCAGGGACTTCCCTACCCAGTCTTTTGGAACGGCAATCTCCATAATGCTGTATTCGGACGACAAGGCAATCCAGTCCGCAAAATTGGCTGATACCAGATTCTTAGCTGTTCGTACCCCCATCTCCTTTTCCGGGAAAATGACCGCATCCGCGCCAATCTTTTCCAATATGGTGGCATGCAGCTTATTCTTTGCCTTTGCCATCACATAAGGCACTCCCATCTCCTTAGACACCAGGGTAGCCATAACGCTGGCTTCCATATCATCTGCCACCGCCACGATGACGCCGTCCAGATTCCTGGCTCCCATAGTGCGGATGACATCCGCATCTCCAATATCTGCCTTCATGGCATAGGATACCAAGTCGGAAATCTCCTGTACCCTCTCCATATGATTATCTACTGCCACGACTTCGCATCCCAGCCGCTGCAGAGTCACTGCTATACTTTCTCCAAAGCTTCCAAGGCCAAATACCGCATATTGCTTCTTCATTTAATCTTCCTCCATTATCCAACCATAATCCGTTCGTTCGGCAATTCCCTGATCTTGTCTCTGTAATTCGGCTTCCCCGCAAATACCAGGGCCAGCGTCAGAGGGCCAATTCTTCCCACATACATGAGTACCATGATGACCGCCTGGCTTCCCCGGGCCAGGCTAGGCGTCAAGTCTGCCGTAAGCCCCACCGTTCCTATGGCCGATGCCGTCTCATACATCACATTGATCAGGGGCACGCTGGCAGGCTCTATGATCAAGACCGTCACCGTGCCGGTAATAAACACCATGAACGCCAGCATGGCCACCGCGAATCCCGTCCGGAAGTTTTCCATTGTGATCTTCCTTCCGAAGCACTCCGTATCCTTGCCGCCCCGCACGAATGTAATGCAGGCCATCACCAGCATGGCGATCGTCGTGGTCTTGACCCCTCCGGCCGTACCTCCGGGGGAGCCTCCTATAAACATCAGGATGCAGTCAAGCAGCTTGCTCTCCTGCGTCAGTCCTGACTGGGATACCGTGAAGAATCCCGCCGTCCTAGTAGTTACTGACTGGAACATGGAGGCCATAACCTTCTTTCCAAAACTAAAGTCTCCCATAGTCTCTGGATTATGGTACTCCAGCAGAAATGTCGCGATCGTTCCAATCGCCAGAAGGATCAGGGTCGTTACGATTGCCAGTTTCGAGTGAAGCCTGAGCCTGGTAAACCACCACTTTTTCGGTACCTCATGCCTATATATCCGTTTCCCATTGGTGATCACATCATGCCATACCGAGAAGCCGATGCCGCTTAGAATGATCAGCAGCATTGTCGTAATATTGATCAGCGGATTCCCGGCATAGTCTGCAAAACTGTTGGCACCCAATATATCAATTCC
This genomic interval carries:
- a CDS encoding potassium channel family protein — its product is MKKQYAVFGLGSFGESIAVTLQRLGCEVVAVDNHMERVQEISDLVSYAMKADIGDADVIRTMGARNLDGVIVAVADDMEASVMATLVSKEMGVPYVMAKAKNKLHATILEKIGADAVIFPEKEMGVRTAKNLVSANFADWIALSSEYSIMEIAVPKDWVGKSLQELDVRRSHDVNVVGIKVDEDVEVNPDPLKPLEAGMVLILVGSNDALEQI
- a CDS encoding NfeD family protein, with amino-acid sequence MQTVYWLILFVILLVIEIFTMGLTTIWFAGGALVAFVTGILGFGTVVQVIVFIVVSLVLLIATRPIAVKFFNQERQKTNAESLIGQQALVLEDIDTLQSKGRVEVNGQEWSAKTDDLDGKIAKNTVVVIEGIQGVKLIVRAREEKTC
- a CDS encoding TrkH family potassium uptake protein; amino-acid sequence: MQQRKQNIRWNTMRILVFGFLGVIFIGAVLLWLPISNRQPIAFMDSLFTATSAVCVTGLVTITPAAQFTIFGKVILLFLIQIGGLGVIACATVFFLILRRQITVRERVVIQETYNMDSLGGMVGMVKRVITGTFLVEGAGAFLYAFQFVPEFGLVRGICYSIFHAVSAFCNAGIDILGANSFADYAGNPLINITTMLLIILSGIGFSVWHDVITNGKRIYRHEVPKKWWFTRLRLHSKLAIVTTLILLAIGTIATFLLEYHNPETMGDFSFGKKVMASMFQSVTTRTAGFFTVSQSGLTQESKLLDCILMFIGGSPGGTAGGVKTTTIAMLVMACITFVRGGKDTECFGRKITMENFRTGFAVAMLAFMVFITGTVTVLIIEPASVPLINVMYETASAIGTVGLTADLTPSLARGSQAVIMVLMYVGRIGPLTLALVFAGKPNYRDKIRELPNERIMVG
- a CDS encoding SPFH domain-containing protein, producing the protein MLGLGVIGIVVLIIVILVLISCIRIVRQAQALVIERLGAYQATWGTGLHFKLPIFDRVARKVDLKEQVVDFAPQPVITKDNVTMRIDTVVFYQITDPKMFCYGVANPIMAIENLTATTLRNIIGDLELDQTLTSRETINTKMRASLDVATDPWGIKVNRVELKNIIPPAAIQDAMEKQMKAERERREAILRAEGEKKSTILVAEGHKESAILDAEAEKQAAILRAEAKKEAMIREAEGEAEAIMKVQQANADGIRFLKDAGADQAVLTIKSLEAFEKAADGKATKIIIPSEIQGMAGLVKSLTEVGAKDDNPN
- a CDS encoding TrmH family RNA methyltransferase, which encodes MITSTANAKVKHLANLRKKRKLRDEEGVFLVEGIRMFRETPKRLLKEVYASESFYKKEKHMTDEALKGSGAHLLILSDTVFGYVSDTKTPQGILCVVRQLDYSLEEAAAGRAAHMIVLNRLQDPGNLGTILRTAEGAGVTGILLDQECVDIYNPKTIRSTMGSIYRMPFYYSQDLKKDIGYLKAKGICIYAAHLNGRQDYDEADYTKPCAFLIGNEGNGLDEEIAQQADTYIKIPMAGRVESLNAAIASSVLMFEAARQRRHM
- the argF gene encoding ornithine carbamoyltransferase; this translates as MKPIIDMSKEYGLVFDGGGARGAYQIGAWKALVEAGVKINAVAGTSVGALNGALVCMGDVEKAEDIWSKMTFSTVMDVDDEWMERLFHKQTTIKEFLNEGWKRLKDGGIDITPLRNLIHEVIDEDAIRKSGKEFCLLTFSLSDFRELDLSVEDIPEGLLEDFLLASAYLIGFKNERLHGKKYIDGGVINNVPLSSLVGRGYENVIEIRIYGPGREPRVKMPENGVKYEITPRVKLGSIIEFSGKRSRQNLRIGYFDAKRMLYGLEGFIYYLEQTHEDEYYEELLGGIREIEKAEIAFVLKLSLGFSDKELFMGMLEAAAKLLHIPKYQIYTVDELYDIVYKKYETLRDQMNLPRFVHVLIGVREGRKMDLKGRNFLTLKDFTPEEITYLLDLAADLKEKKKNGVLVDHYRGMNVALIFEKTSTRTRCSFEVAAHDMGMGTTYLDPSGSQIGKKESIEDTARVLGRMYDGIEYRGFGQEIVEDLAKYAGVPVWNGLTNEYHPTQMLADLLTIREHFGRLKGIKLVYMGDARYNMGNSLMIACAKMGMHFVACTTRAYFPNEELVETCKGYAKESGGTITLTEDVEEGTRNADVIYTDVWVSMGEPDEVWEERIRELSPYKVTKKVMENAGEDAIFLHCLPAFHDLKTKIGKEIEEKYGISDMEVTDEVFESAQSKVFDEAENRMHTIKAVMVATLGER